In Bradyrhizobium lablabi, one DNA window encodes the following:
- a CDS encoding YidB family protein produces MGILDSLENSPAFKGILGQLESAVVPVVLSEVLGNGSQGGLNAIVAKLQQAGLGDQVKSWLGNGQNLPITADQLQQVLGSDTVKQLAARFNIPIDQLGPVLAQVLPAVIDHASPNGKLPHTA; encoded by the coding sequence ATGGGAATTCTCGATTCACTTGAAAATTCACCGGCGTTCAAGGGGATCCTCGGCCAGCTCGAGTCGGCCGTGGTGCCGGTCGTGCTGAGCGAAGTGCTCGGCAATGGCAGCCAGGGCGGGCTCAACGCGATCGTCGCCAAGCTGCAGCAGGCAGGCCTCGGCGATCAGGTCAAATCCTGGCTCGGAAACGGTCAGAACCTGCCGATCACGGCCGACCAACTGCAGCAGGTGCTGGGCAGCGACACCGTCAAGCAACTGGCGGCCCGGTTCAATATCCCGATCGATCAGCTCGGCCCGGTTTTGGCGCAGGTGCTGCCCGCGGTCATCGATCACGCTAGTCCGAACGGCAAGCTCCCACATACGGCTTAA
- a CDS encoding aldo/keto reductase yields the protein MQYVEANAVKIPAIGLGTWELRGRTCARLVEQALRLGYRHIDTAQVYENEREVGEALRASRVKRDDVFVTTKVWTNHFAPNDLERSTKESLTKLRLSEVDLLLLHWPNPHVPLSETLGALANAKKLGMARHIGVSNFTVALIEEAVAACPERLSCDQVEFHPYLDQTKVREACARHGMALVAYSPVAKGRIKGDATLTRIGQAHGKTAAQVCLRWLVQQNVSAIPRTSKIERLSENIEIFDFELSEEEMNQISQMGSAKGRLTDFGFAPKWD from the coding sequence ATGCAATATGTCGAGGCTAACGCCGTCAAAATCCCAGCCATCGGGCTCGGTACCTGGGAGCTGCGTGGGCGCACCTGCGCCCGGCTGGTCGAGCAGGCGTTGCGGCTCGGCTACCGCCACATCGACACGGCGCAGGTCTATGAGAACGAGCGCGAGGTCGGCGAGGCGCTTCGCGCCTCGCGGGTAAAGCGCGACGACGTCTTCGTGACCACCAAGGTCTGGACCAATCATTTCGCGCCGAACGATCTGGAGCGCTCGACCAAGGAGAGCCTTACCAAATTGCGGCTTTCCGAAGTCGACCTGTTGCTCCTGCATTGGCCCAATCCGCACGTGCCGCTGTCGGAAACGTTGGGCGCGCTGGCCAACGCCAAGAAGCTCGGCATGGCAAGACATATCGGCGTCTCGAATTTCACGGTAGCGCTGATCGAGGAGGCCGTCGCCGCCTGTCCCGAGCGGCTCTCCTGCGACCAGGTTGAATTCCATCCCTATCTCGACCAGACCAAGGTGAGGGAGGCCTGCGCGCGGCATGGTATGGCGTTGGTCGCCTATAGTCCGGTAGCGAAGGGCCGCATCAAGGGCGACGCGACGCTGACGCGGATCGGTCAGGCCCACGGCAAGACCGCGGCGCAAGTCTGCCTGCGCTGGCTGGTGCAGCAGAATGTTTCGGCGATCCCGCGAACCTCGAAGATCGAGCGGCTGTCGGAGAATATCGAAATCTTCGACTTCGAACTGTCGGAGGAGGAGATGAACCAGATCTCGCAGATGGGAAGCGCCAAGGGCCGGCTAACCGATTTCGGTTTCGCGCCGAAATGGGATTGA
- a CDS encoding helix-turn-helix domain-containing protein translates to MRRLRLKADGRIVELRDGQEFPLAPVMPVDAAAPVVRDLRRRARLTQQEFAARLGVPVETIRNWEQGKRMPRGPARALLAVIAHAPETVFAALARA, encoded by the coding sequence ATGCGGCGTTTGCGGCTGAAGGCGGACGGACGGATCGTCGAATTGCGCGACGGGCAGGAATTTCCGCTCGCGCCGGTGATGCCGGTCGACGCGGCTGCTCCGGTGGTGCGCGACCTTCGCCGGCGCGCGCGCCTCACCCAGCAGGAATTCGCCGCGCGATTAGGCGTGCCGGTCGAGACCATCCGCAACTGGGAGCAGGGCAAACGCATGCCGCGCGGACCGGCGAGGGCGCTTCTCGCCGTGATCGCGCACGCGCCGGAGACCGTGTTTGCCGCTTTGGCGAGAGCTTAA
- a CDS encoding DUF599 domain-containing protein, whose translation MRAYLVDILAVAFFILEWSVYAVTLEHTKYGRDSLSARMHAYREVWIRRMLDRQARMVDMQIMASLQNGTAFFASTSLLAIGGALALLRSTRDALAVLSELPIDLSPTPALWEIKCVGLTLIFVYAFFKFAWAYRLFNYVAILLGAMPPAEARDTPEAEAHVIRTTRLFEAAGRHFNRGQRAFFFALGYLGWFVSPWVLFVTTALVVIVTWRRQFASNAWRAMGK comes from the coding sequence ATGCGTGCATATTTGGTCGATATCCTAGCGGTTGCCTTCTTCATCCTTGAATGGAGCGTGTACGCCGTCACGCTGGAGCATACCAAATACGGGCGCGACAGCCTCTCCGCCCGCATGCATGCCTATCGCGAGGTCTGGATCCGCCGCATGCTCGACCGCCAGGCCCGCATGGTCGACATGCAGATCATGGCGTCGTTGCAAAACGGCACCGCGTTTTTCGCCTCTACCAGCCTGCTCGCGATCGGCGGTGCGCTAGCGCTGTTGCGCTCGACCAGGGATGCGCTCGCGGTATTGAGCGAACTGCCGATCGATCTCAGCCCGACGCCGGCGCTGTGGGAGATCAAATGCGTCGGGCTGACGCTGATCTTCGTCTACGCGTTCTTCAAATTCGCCTGGGCCTACCGGTTGTTCAATTACGTCGCGATCCTGCTCGGCGCGATGCCGCCGGCGGAGGCGCGCGACACGCCGGAAGCCGAAGCGCATGTGATCCGGACCACCAGGCTATTCGAAGCCGCCGGCCGGCATTTCAACCGCGGCCAGCGCGCGTTCTTCTTCGCGCTCGGCTATCTCGGCTGGTTCGTCAGTCCGTGGGTATTGTTTGTCACCACCGCCCTGGTCGTGATCGTCACCTGGCGCCGGCAGTTCGCCTCGAACGCCTGGCGCGCGATGGGGAAATAA
- a CDS encoding glutathione S-transferase family protein, translating to MALTLVIGNKNYSSWSMRPWLALRASNIAFDEIFIPLYTGAADKQRILGFTHSGKVPALIDGDITIWDSLAIIEYVAEKFPDARLWPEDRAARAHARSISAEMHSGFAALRNECGMNLHRPVGAVALSDDARANIARIEQIWLECRARYGTSGPFLFGAFGGADAMFAPVVHRFRTYAIEVAPEAKAYMETMMSLAAFQEWTRAGLVETIVIDKFETV from the coding sequence ATGGCCTTGACGCTCGTGATCGGCAACAAGAACTACTCGTCGTGGTCGATGCGGCCGTGGCTGGCGCTGCGCGCCAGCAACATCGCATTCGACGAAATCTTCATCCCGCTCTATACGGGTGCGGCCGACAAGCAGCGGATTCTTGGTTTCACCCATTCCGGCAAGGTGCCGGCGCTGATCGATGGCGACATCACGATCTGGGATTCGCTTGCGATCATCGAATACGTCGCCGAAAAATTTCCCGACGCGCGGCTGTGGCCGGAGGACCGCGCGGCCCGCGCGCATGCGCGGTCGATTTCAGCGGAGATGCATTCGGGCTTTGCGGCCTTGCGCAACGAATGCGGCATGAACCTGCATCGCCCGGTCGGCGCCGTCGCGCTGTCGGACGATGCGCGCGCCAATATCGCGCGCATCGAACAAATCTGGCTCGAATGCCGCGCGCGCTACGGAACCTCGGGGCCGTTTTTGTTCGGCGCCTTCGGCGGCGCCGACGCCATGTTTGCGCCGGTGGTGCATCGCTTCCGCACTTACGCGATTGAGGTGGCGCCGGAAGCAAAGGCTTATATGGAGACGATGATGTCGTTAGCGGCGTTTCAGGAATGGACCAGAGCGGGGCTCGTCGAAACCATCGTCATTGACAAATTTGAGACGGTGTAA